In a single window of the Flavobacterium ammoniigenes genome:
- a CDS encoding YifB family Mg chelatase-like AAA ATPase — protein MLTKVFGSAVFGVEATTITVEVNIDKGIGYHLVGLPDNAIKESSYRIAAALKNNGYTLPGKKITINMAPADLRKEGSAYDLTLAIGILIASSQIKGDEIERYIIMGELSLDGSLQPIRGALPIAIKAKEEGFKGFFLPKQNVNEAAIVSDLEVYGVTNIQEVIDFFEGKGTVEPTIIDTRSEFYQTLDFPEYDFSDVKGQEGIKRCMEIAAAGGHNIILIGPPGAGKTMLAKRLLSILPPMTLREALETTKIHSVAGKLKEVGLMHQRPFRSPHHTISNVALVGGGSYPQPGEISMAHNGVLFLDELPEFKRDVLEVMRQPLEDREVTISRAKFTVTYPSSFMLVASMNPSPSGFFNDPDAPQANSPHEMQRYMNKISGPLLDRIDIHIEVTAVPFDKLSDDRKAESSVEIRKRVTKAREIQSVRFGSMPLIHYNAQMNTNHIREYCALEDTSKSLLKNAMERLNLSARAYDRILKVARTIADLEASENVNSHHIAEAIQYRSLDREGWLG, from the coding sequence ATGTTGACAAAAGTTTTTGGCAGTGCTGTTTTTGGTGTTGAAGCAACAACAATTACGGTAGAAGTAAATATTGATAAAGGTATTGGTTATCATTTGGTTGGATTACCTGATAATGCCATCAAGGAAAGTAGTTATAGAATTGCTGCAGCCTTAAAAAATAATGGTTATACACTTCCAGGCAAGAAAATCACTATCAATATGGCGCCCGCCGATTTGCGTAAAGAAGGTTCAGCTTACGATCTGACTTTGGCTATAGGAATATTAATTGCCTCGTCTCAGATTAAAGGAGACGAAATTGAACGTTACATTATAATGGGGGAACTTTCCTTAGACGGAAGTTTACAACCTATTCGTGGTGCTTTGCCTATAGCGATTAAAGCTAAAGAAGAAGGGTTTAAAGGGTTCTTTTTACCAAAACAAAATGTAAATGAAGCTGCCATTGTTTCCGATTTAGAGGTTTACGGTGTAACAAATATTCAAGAAGTTATTGATTTTTTTGAAGGAAAGGGAACTGTCGAACCTACTATTATTGACACCAGATCCGAATTTTATCAAACTTTAGATTTTCCCGAATATGACTTTTCAGATGTTAAAGGGCAAGAGGGCATTAAACGCTGCATGGAAATTGCTGCTGCCGGCGGTCATAATATTATTTTGATTGGGCCTCCAGGTGCTGGAAAGACCATGTTAGCCAAACGATTACTTAGTATTTTACCACCCATGACCTTGCGAGAAGCCTTGGAAACAACCAAAATTCATAGTGTTGCAGGCAAACTGAAAGAAGTTGGTTTGATGCACCAAAGACCTTTTCGTAGTCCGCATCATACTATTTCAAATGTCGCATTAGTAGGCGGGGGGAGTTATCCGCAACCGGGTGAAATTTCAATGGCGCATAATGGGGTGCTTTTTTTGGACGAATTACCAGAATTTAAACGAGATGTTTTAGAGGTTATGCGTCAACCATTAGAAGATAGGGAAGTGACCATTTCTAGAGCCAAATTCACGGTGACCTATCCATCTTCATTCATGTTGGTGGCGAGTATGAATCCAAGTCCGAGTGGTTTTTTTAATGATCCAGATGCGCCTCAAGCTAATTCTCCTCATGAAATGCAACGTTATATGAATAAAATTTCTGGACCTTTGTTGGATCGGATTGATATTCATATCGAGGTAACAGCTGTTCCGTTCGATAAATTATCCGATGATAGAAAAGCAGAGAGTAGTGTTGAAATTCGAAAGCGAGTAACCAAAGCTCGTGAGATTCAATCCGTTCGTTTTGGATCGATGCCATTGATCCATTATAATGCACAAATGAATACCAATCATATTCGGGAGTATTGTGCGCTAGAAGATACTTCTAAATCATTATTAAAAAATGCTATGGAACGTTTGAATCTTTCCGCTCGTGCTTATGATCGAATTTTAAAAGTTGCTAGAACTATTGCTGATTTAGAAGCATCAGAAAATGTAAATTCTCATCATATAGCCGAAGCCATACAATACCGAAGTTTGGATAGAGAAGGTTGGTTAGGTTAG